The window ATTAAGTACTATATACATAATATTACTATATAAAATTTTCAGAAATAAAAATAAATTTTTAATGATATATTAAAATAATTATATTACAAAAATAATAATAATAATTATTAAAAAATTATTTTTTTATATAAAAATTTTTATTAAATTATTTTAAACTATTTTAATAAAATCAATTTTCATCATTTAATGACAATACAAAAATTATAAAAATATTTTTAAAAAATAAATTTTAATTTAATAAAAATTATATACTTGATCTTTAATACCTACTAAATATTTAATAAAACAATATACATAAATTATTGTAATGTATTTAGATATTATAAATAAAATATTATATATTAAATATAACAACCATTAAAAACACATAATTTAGGATTCTTTCGTGCAATTATTTAATCAATTAAGTTGGTACTTCATACGTGAATGGAAACGTTATTTAGGAGCAATATTTTTACTAATTACCATTGCTATTTTACAATTATTACCTCCTAAAGTAGTAGGTATGCTTGTTGATTTAGTAATGAAAAATAAAATAAACAATATGCAAATTTTATATTGGATTATTGTTATGTTGTTTACTGCTTTATTAGTTTATATTCTAAGATATATGTGGCGAGTTTTACTTTTTGGAGCTGCTTATAAATTAGCAGTAGAATTAAGAATACAATTTTATAATTACCTTAGTTTTCAAAATTCTATGTTTTACTTAAAAAATAGAACTGGTGATCTAATGGCTAGAGCAACAAACGATGTAGATAAAGTGGTATTTGCTGCTGGAGAAGGTGTTTTAACACTAGTAGATTCATTAATAATGGGAATATCAGTATTGATAATTATGTTTACCCAAATTAGCTGGAAATTAACGTTATTATCTTTAATACCCATGCCTATTATGGCTTTAATCATAAAAAAATATGGAAAAGAACTACATACTACTTTTCGTAAAGCACAAGTAGCATTTTCTGTGCTAACAAATCAAACTCAAGAAAGTTTAACTAATATCCGTATGATAAAAGCTTTCGGATTAGAAATAGAACAATGTAAAAAATTTGATCAAGTTGCAAAAATAGCTGGAAAAAAAAATATGGAAGTAGCAAAAATAGATGCTAAATTTGATCCTACTATACATTTAGGTATTTCATTATCTAACCTTATTGCCATTACAGGTGGTGGTTGTTTAATTTGGAATAGAGAAATTACATTAGGACAATTAACTAGTTTTATTATGTATCTTGGACTCATGGTATGGCCAATGTTGGCGTTAGCTTGGATGTTTAATATCGTAGAAAGAGGAAGTGCTGCTTGGGAAAGAATACAATTAATTATAGGAAATAAAGTATCTAATTCTCAAAAAAATAATAAAAAATTTCCATCTACTCCGTGTATTTTAGAAATTAAAATTAATAAATTTACTTATCCAAACAGTAAAAAAAATGCATTAAATAAAATTTTTTTTAAACTCTATCCCGGAAAAATATTAGGAATATGTGGTCCAACAGGATCAGGAAAAAGTACATTATTATATTTAATACAAAAACAATTTGATATAAAAGATGGTTACATATCTTATAATAATATACCTTTATCTCATTGTGAAATAAAATCATGGCGTCATCGCATTGCTATGGTAAATCAAACTTCATTTCTATTTTCAGATACCATATCTAACAACATATCTTTAGGAAAACCTCATGCTACTAAAGAAGAAATTGAACAATCAGCTTATTTAGCTAATATTCACCAAGAAATTTTAACACTACCTAAAGGATACGAT of the Buchnera aphidicola (Pemphigus immunis) genome contains:
- a CDS encoding SmdA family multidrug ABC transporter permease/ATP-binding protein; this encodes MQLFNQLSWYFIREWKRYLGAIFLLITIAILQLLPPKVVGMLVDLVMKNKINNMQILYWIIVMLFTALLVYILRYMWRVLLFGAAYKLAVELRIQFYNYLSFQNSMFYLKNRTGDLMARATNDVDKVVFAAGEGVLTLVDSLIMGISVLIIMFTQISWKLTLLSLIPMPIMALIIKKYGKELHTTFRKAQVAFSVLTNQTQESLTNIRMIKAFGLEIEQCKKFDQVAKIAGKKNMEVAKIDAKFDPTIHLGISLSNLIAITGGGCLIWNREITLGQLTSFIMYLGLMVWPMLALAWMFNIVERGSAAWERIQLIIGNKVSNSQKNNKKFPSTPCILEIKINKFTYPNSKKNALNKIFFKLYPGKILGICGPTGSGKSTLLYLIQKQFDIKDGYISYNNIPLSHCEIKSWRHRIAMVNQTSFLFSDTISNNISLGKPHATKEEIEQSAYLANIHQEILTLPKGYDTQVGERGIMLSGGQKQRIAIARALLTNTEILILDDALSAVDGECQQIILKNINKWKTNNHTLIIIAHRLSTLINADNIIVLENGSISQIGNHSELMKEKKWYNKMYNYQKLNI